In Archocentrus centrarchus isolate MPI-CPG fArcCen1 chromosome 1, fArcCen1, whole genome shotgun sequence, the following proteins share a genomic window:
- the LOC115787679 gene encoding perforin-1-like, translated as MTKLWHFLLLLWAWSPLCLPSSVSFPGTADECEKAPFIPGYNLGGEGFDIVKMERKGASIIDAETWKTGNGSCQLQRNPFMKEEKQKIPIAVVDWRIIPKCDLKVDSVVYDSVEKFANDSTSVVFNDWKSDLNLSANPRVPFRTIYGGSRSKECTFAAQKSKKDRYTFFRHSLSCNFYRYRMATKPPLTHEFESAVNSLPTYSQKTETSYRALIDTYGTHYITQVLLGGKLKAVTAIRTCEATMNGLSATVINDCLLVEASRRFAHSDSINSMAQHCNTIKKKLSLPSFSGRFNERFTEVTGGNIDGADVLFQAQSDASVYKKWLSSLKTTPDVVQYSLKALHTILPANHSTRAGLKMEVEKYIKRNALQKKCSETCEIGHRTNKRDPCACVCNVNHNVKANCCPAGKGLATLKVFKLYAKGLYGDCCTQTDGSVEVKYDGQVKRTAIIRNNDNPRWSEVFEFGPISLNDKKKIMFTVYDEDSYWNSDLLGQCLSDLHSRNVTDSCMFKHGTFFFSYSVECAPNLGGKLCQDYVPTPPSTFLTEVPPDRSEMLVVEPGRMYAERWKNDMEI; from the exons ATGACAAAGCTGTGGCACTTCCTGCTCCTGCTCTGGGCATGGAGCCCTCTGTGCCTTCCTTCCAGCGTCAGCTTCCCTGGTACAGCGGACGAGTGTGAAAAGGCTCCCTTCATCCCTGGCTACAATCTGGGTGGAGAAGGTTTCGACATTGTCAAAATGGAGAGGAAAGGAGCCTCCATCATTGATGCTGAAACATGGAAGACTGGCAATGGTTCCTGTCAGCTGCAGAGAAACCCCTTCATGAAGGAAGAAAAGCAGAAGATTCCTATCGCGGTGGTGGACTGGAGAATCATCCCCAAGTGTGACTTAAAGGTCGACAGTGTAGTCTATGACTCTGTTGAAAAGTTTGCCAATGATTCCACATCAGTCGTCTTCAATGACTGGAAAAGTGACCTTAATCTCTCTGCAAACCCAAGAGTCCCTTTTCGGACAATTTATGGAGGTTCCCGGTCAAAAGAATGCACCTTTGCCGCACAAAAGTCAAAGAAAGACCGCTACACCTTCTTCCGTCACTCTCTCTCTTGTAACTTCTACCG GTACCGAATGGCAACAAAACCTCCGCTGACTCATGAATTTGAATCAGCCGTGAACTCCCTTCCTACTTATTCACAAAAAACAGAGACATCATATCGCGCTTTGATCGATACCTACGGGACACATTACATAACACAAGTGCTcctgggagggaaactgaaggCCGTCACTGCTATTAGGACCTGCGAAGCAACCATGAACGGCCTGTCGGCGACCGTAATCAATGACTGTTTGTTAGTCGAGGCTTCGAGGCGCTTTGCTCATTCTGATAGCATTAACTCAATGGCGCAGCACTGTAACACGATAAAGAAGAAGCTCTCTTTGCCGAGTTTTAGTGGTAGATTTAATGAGCGCTTCACTGAGGTCACCGGTGGAAACATTGATGGAGCCGATGTGCTCTTTCAAGCGCAGTCAGATGCTTCTGTGTATAAAAAATGGCTCAGCTCCCTGAAAACCACACCTGATGTGGTCCAGTACAGCTTGAAGGCCCTGCACACCATACTGCCAGCTAATCATAGCACCAGGGCCGGACTGAAGATGGAGGTGGAGAAGTACATCAAGAGAAATGCACTGCAGAAAAAGTGCTCAGAAACTTGTGAGATTGGTCACAGAACCAACAAAAGAGATCCCTGTGCTTGTGTCTGCAACGTCAACCACAACGTGAAGGCAAACTGCTGCCCTGCTGGGAAAGGTCTCGCAACATTAAAGGTGTTCAAGCTTTACGCAAAGGGTCTGTATGGCGACTGTTGCACTCAGACAGATGGTTCAGTGGAGGTTAAATATGATGGCCAGGTAAAGCGCACCGCCATCATCCGGAACAATGACAATCCCAGATGGTCAGAGGTGTTTGAGTTTGGACCCATCAGTCTTAATGACAAGAAGAAAATCATGTTTACGGTTTATGATGAAGACTCATATTGGAACAGCGATCTGCTCGGCCAGTGTCTGTCTGACCTGCACAGCAGAAACGTGACAGACAGCTGTATGTTCAAGCACGGCACCTTCTTCTTTTCATACTCTGTGGAGTGTGCGCCAAATCTTGGTGGTAAACTTTGTCAAGATTACGTACCCACACCTCCCAGTACCTTTTTGACTGAGGTCCCCCCTGACAGGTCTGAGATGCTTGTTGTGGAGCCGGGGAGGATGTATGCTGAAAGATGGAAAAACGATATGGAAATCTGA